One genomic region from Acidobacteriota bacterium encodes:
- the gyrA gene encoding DNA gyrase subunit A translates to MADQPTNPPTNPGGNLPGDGQQSELPLPKNQSTVNIEDEMRKSYLDYAMSVIIGRALPDARDGMKPVHRRILYGMYEAGLRANRPYRKCAKIVGEVMGNYHPHGDSPIYDALVRMAQNFSMRYELVDGQGNFGSVDGDPPAAMRYTEARLSSISERLLDDIERETVDFRPNYDESREEPVCLPTRIPNLLVNGSSGIAVGMATNIPPHNLREIIAATIQLIEHPNTQLAKLIELVPGPDFPTGGFLYGKAGILNAYKTGRGSFIMRARAAIEKMGKDREQIIVTEIPYQVNKSRLIEKAAELVQEKKIEGISDIRDESDRQGMRIVFELKRGEQAEVILNNLYKQTQMQTSFGMILLAVHQGQPRELGLAEALKIFIDHRVEVVRRRTQYDLRKAREREHILEGYQKALDHIDAVIKLIRASKNPAEAREGLIANFEMSEIQARAVLDLQLQRLTGLEREKIADEMKELRESIKELEEILASDKKLKGIIISELREVSKDYGDDRRTEIIEEQAEIHLEDLIPVEDVVVTVSRQGYLKRTPVDTYKNQGRGGKGRIGMKTREEDFVERLFVASTHSYLLIFTNRGKIYWLKVYEIPDVGTAGRGKNIVNLVNFDQGERVTAVLAVKDFAEDQFAVMATREGVIKKCSLSQFDNPMARGIIAITLDQDDELIAVEQTDGKQFIFLGTHDGKAIRFLEEEVRAMGRQAHGVRAMTLKKGDYIVGMAAVEEDGWIMSVTENGYGKRTELGKYRVQGRGGQGIINLKTTPEKGKVIGIMNVSEDSEVMIITQQGKIIRLESNAIRSAGRSTQGVRLLRADEGDQIASTCLIPPSEDNGEEEEKPPLIQ, encoded by the coding sequence ATGGCGGATCAACCTACTAATCCCCCGACTAATCCTGGCGGCAACCTGCCTGGCGATGGACAGCAATCCGAGCTGCCGCTGCCGAAGAATCAGTCCACGGTAAACATCGAAGACGAGATGCGCAAGTCGTATCTCGATTACGCCATGAGCGTGATAATCGGCCGCGCGCTGCCCGACGCCCGCGACGGCATGAAGCCCGTGCATCGCCGCATTCTCTACGGCATGTACGAGGCTGGCCTGCGCGCCAACCGCCCCTATCGCAAATGCGCGAAAATCGTCGGCGAAGTGATGGGTAACTATCACCCGCATGGCGACTCGCCCATCTATGACGCATTAGTCCGCATGGCGCAGAACTTCTCCATGCGCTACGAGTTGGTGGACGGTCAGGGCAACTTTGGTTCTGTCGATGGCGACCCGCCCGCCGCCATGCGGTACACCGAGGCGCGGCTGTCGTCGATCTCCGAGCGCCTGCTCGACGATATTGAGCGCGAGACGGTCGATTTCCGTCCCAACTACGATGAGAGTCGCGAAGAGCCCGTGTGCCTGCCCACACGCATTCCCAATCTATTGGTGAACGGCTCGTCGGGCATCGCCGTGGGCATGGCCACCAACATCCCGCCGCACAACCTGCGCGAGATCATCGCCGCGACCATTCAGTTGATTGAGCACCCCAACACGCAACTGGCGAAATTAATTGAGTTGGTGCCCGGCCCGGATTTCCCCACCGGCGGGTTTCTCTACGGCAAGGCCGGCATTCTGAATGCGTATAAGACCGGCCGCGGCAGCTTCATCATGCGCGCGCGCGCCGCCATTGAGAAAATGGGCAAGGATCGCGAGCAGATCATTGTCACCGAGATTCCGTATCAGGTGAACAAGTCGCGATTGATTGAGAAGGCCGCCGAGCTGGTGCAGGAAAAGAAGATCGAAGGCATCTCCGATATCCGCGACGAGAGCGACCGCCAGGGCATGCGCATCGTCTTCGAGCTGAAGCGCGGCGAGCAGGCCGAAGTGATCTTGAACAATCTTTACAAGCAGACGCAGATGCAGACCAGCTTCGGCATGATCCTGCTGGCCGTGCATCAGGGGCAGCCGCGCGAGCTGGGCCTGGCCGAGGCGCTGAAGATTTTCATCGACCACCGCGTCGAGGTGGTGCGCCGGCGCACACAGTATGATCTGCGCAAGGCCCGCGAGCGCGAACACATTTTAGAGGGTTACCAGAAGGCGCTCGATCATATCGATGCGGTGATCAAGCTGATCCGCGCATCGAAAAATCCCGCCGAGGCGCGCGAAGGATTGATCGCCAACTTCGAGATGTCGGAGATTCAGGCCCGCGCCGTCCTGGACTTGCAATTGCAGCGGTTGACCGGCCTCGAGCGCGAGAAGATCGCCGACGAAATGAAAGAGCTGCGCGAGAGCATCAAGGAACTCGAAGAGATTCTCGCCAGCGACAAAAAATTGAAAGGCATCATCATCTCCGAGCTGCGCGAGGTTTCCAAAGACTACGGCGACGACCGCCGCACGGAGATCATCGAGGAGCAGGCCGAGATTCATCTCGAGGACCTGATCCCGGTGGAAGACGTGGTGGTAACGGTCAGCCGCCAGGGCTACCTCAAGCGCACCCCCGTCGACACCTATAAAAATCAGGGGCGCGGCGGCAAGGGCCGCATCGGCATGAAGACGCGCGAGGAGGATTTCGTCGAGCGCCTTTTCGTGGCCTCCACGCACAGCTATCTGCTGATCTTCACCAATCGCGGAAAGATATATTGGCTGAAGGTCTATGAAATTCCCGATGTCGGCACCGCCGGACGCGGCAAGAACATCGTCAATCTGGTGAACTTCGATCAGGGCGAGCGCGTAACCGCGGTGCTGGCGGTGAAGGATTTCGCCGAGGACCAGTTTGCGGTGATGGCCACGCGCGAAGGCGTGATCAAGAAATGCTCGCTCTCGCAGTTTGATAATCCGATGGCGCGCGGCATCATCGCCATCACCCTGGATCAGGACGACGAGTTGATTGCGGTCGAGCAGACCGACGGGAAGCAGTTTATTTTCCTGGGCACGCACGACGGCAAAGCGATCCGCTTCCTCGAGGAAGAGGTGCGCGCGATGGGCCGCCAGGCGCACGGCGTGCGCGCCATGACGCTCAAGAAAGGCGACTACATCGTGGGCATGGCCGCGGTGGAGGAAGATGGCTGGATCATGAGCGTCACCGAAAACGGCTACGGCAAGCGCACCGAACTCGGCAAGTACCGCGTGCAGGGCCGCGGCGGACAAGGCATCATCAACCTGAAGACCACGCCGGAAAAGGGCAAAGTGATCGGCATCATGAACGTCAGCGAAGACAGCGAAGTGATGATCATCACCCAGCAAGGCAAGATCATTCGCCTGGAGTCCAACGCCATCCGCTCCGCCGGCCGCTCGACGCAAGGCGTCCGCCTGCTGCGCGCCGACGAAGGCGACCAGATCGCTTCAACCTGCCTCATCCCGCCGTCAGAAGATAACGGCGAAGAGGAAGAGAAGCCGCCGCTGATCCAGTAA
- a CDS encoding DUF2283 domain-containing protein yields MKIKYFQDTDTLCIEPRAVEVAETRDLDENTLLDLDSQGNICGFTIEHAKDRAEITQFSFEQIPA; encoded by the coding sequence ATGAAGATTAAATATTTTCAGGATACGGATACCCTGTGCATCGAGCCTCGCGCCGTTGAAGTGGCGGAGACCCGGGACCTCGACGAAAACACCCTTTTGGATTTGGATTCGCAGGGCAATATCTGCGGGTTCACGATTGAGCACGCCAAAGATCGCGCCGAGATTACGCAGTTCTCCTTCGAGCAGATCCCGGCCTAG
- the larE gene encoding ATP-dependent sacrificial sulfur transferase LarE, producing MKMGANKIAGKAELLEKKLGALQSALVAYSGGVDSAYLAWAARRALGDRMLAVLADSPSLGESQREHAIAFARDFDIPLEIIRTAEFDNPTYIANAPDRCFYCKDELFGKLSDLARARGYAAIAYGVNADDVHDYRPGHRAAAEHGVCSPLLDAGLTKAEIRQLAKEVGLPVWDRPASPCLSSRIPYGTPVTIQTVKTIDHGEDSLRALGFRQFRVRHHGELVRIEIAADELPRALNPQMAQILAEKFKALGYKYITLDMEGFRSGSLNEVLKAD from the coding sequence ATGAAAATGGGCGCCAACAAAATCGCAGGAAAAGCAGAATTGCTGGAGAAAAAACTCGGAGCTCTGCAATCCGCACTCGTGGCCTATTCCGGCGGGGTGGATTCGGCTTACCTGGCGTGGGCGGCGCGGCGGGCGCTGGGCGACAGGATGCTTGCGGTGCTGGCTGATTCGCCGAGCCTTGGCGAGTCGCAACGTGAGCACGCCATCGCGTTTGCCCGCGATTTCGATATTCCGCTGGAGATTATCCGCACGGCGGAGTTTGATAATCCTACTTACATCGCCAACGCGCCGGACCGCTGCTTTTATTGCAAGGATGAGTTGTTTGGGAAATTGTCGGACCTGGCGCGCGCGCGCGGATACGCCGCGATTGCCTACGGCGTAAACGCGGACGATGTTCACGACTACCGCCCCGGGCATCGCGCCGCCGCTGAGCATGGCGTGTGTTCGCCTCTGCTCGATGCGGGATTGACCAAGGCGGAGATTCGTCAGCTTGCGAAAGAGGTCGGCCTTCCGGTGTGGGATCGTCCGGCGTCGCCGTGTCTTTCTTCGCGCATCCCTTACGGCACTCCGGTTACAATTCAAACCGTGAAGACCATCGACCACGGCGAAGACTCTCTCCGCGCGCTCGGCTTCCGCCAGTTCCGCGTGCGCCACCACGGCGAGCTGGTGCGCATCGAGATCGCCGCGGACGAACTGCCTCGCGCGCTCAATCCGCAGATGGCGCAGATTCTCGCAGAGAAGTTCAAGGCGCTAGGCTATAAGTACATAACGCTGGACATGGAAGGCTTCCGCTCCGGCTCCCTCAACGAAGTCCTGAAAGCGGATTAG
- a CDS encoding iron transporter, protein MLVATTGVGAGDLLTASIAGSKAGLAILWSAVIGSFMKWTLNEGIARWQMATDTTLLEGWVTKLGRWIQWVFIAYFLLWTFFVGGALITACGVAAASIIPLGDPTTSKNIWGVAHSIAGLAVVWLGGFAIFEKVMQTFIAFKFVAVLVTAFLLVQNWGAVAHGLIVPSISFETLPWMLGVLGGVGGTVTLLSYGYWIREKGRTGEEGARICRIDLAVCYILTAIFGVSMVIIGSRIQLEGSGIRLAGQLAEQLEMVLGPSGRWIFLFGFWGAVFSSLIGVWQSAPYLFADFLSLRKHKGAASSVEVVATLRSIDLKKTGAYRGYLIAIALVPMANLFMTVEKIQLAYAVMGAMFMPMLALTLLVLNNRTRWVGARFRNPWWINATLVATVLLFAYVGYLQLSGKMISTGG, encoded by the coding sequence CTCACCGCCAGCATTGCCGGGTCGAAGGCTGGCCTCGCGATTCTGTGGTCGGCGGTGATTGGCTCGTTTATGAAGTGGACGCTCAACGAAGGCATCGCGCGCTGGCAGATGGCCACCGACACCACGCTGCTGGAAGGTTGGGTCACCAAGCTCGGTCGTTGGATTCAATGGGTGTTCATCGCCTATTTCCTGCTCTGGACTTTCTTCGTGGGCGGAGCGCTGATCACGGCCTGCGGCGTGGCCGCGGCGTCGATTATCCCGCTGGGCGATCCTACCACGTCGAAAAATATCTGGGGCGTGGCCCACTCCATCGCGGGACTGGCGGTGGTCTGGCTGGGCGGCTTCGCCATCTTCGAGAAGGTGATGCAGACGTTCATCGCTTTCAAGTTTGTCGCCGTTCTGGTAACCGCATTCCTGCTTGTTCAGAATTGGGGAGCGGTGGCGCACGGGTTAATCGTCCCGAGCATCTCGTTTGAAACACTGCCGTGGATGCTGGGAGTGCTGGGCGGAGTGGGCGGAACAGTCACGCTGCTCTCCTACGGCTACTGGATTCGCGAGAAAGGCCGCACCGGCGAAGAGGGCGCGCGCATCTGCCGCATTGATCTTGCCGTCTGCTACATTCTGACTGCGATCTTCGGCGTGTCCATGGTCATAATCGGATCGCGCATTCAGCTCGAAGGCTCCGGCATCCGCCTCGCCGGACAACTCGCCGAGCAACTGGAGATGGTGCTCGGCCCCTCGGGTCGCTGGATATTTCTCTTTGGCTTCTGGGGCGCGGTATTTTCGAGCCTAATCGGCGTATGGCAGAGCGCGCCATACCTGTTCGCCGACTTCCTCTCGCTGCGCAAGCACAAGGGCGCCGCGTCTTCTGTCGAAGTAGTCGCAACGCTGCGCTCCATCGACCTGAAGAAGACCGGCGCGTATCGCGGCTACTTGATCGCCATCGCGCTGGTGCCCATGGCCAACCTGTTCATGACAGTCGAAAAAATTCAGCTCGCCTACGCCGTGATGGGCGCGATGTTCATGCCCATGCTGGCGCTGACCCTACTGGTGCTGAACAATCGCACCCGCTGGGTGGGCGCGCGCTTCCGCAACCCCTGGTGGATCAACGCCACGCTGGTCGCCACCGTCCTGCTGTTCGCCTACGTCGGCTACCTGCAACTCAGCGGCAAGATGATCTCCACCGGCGGCTAG